A genomic window from Silene latifolia isolate original U9 population chromosome Y, ASM4854445v1, whole genome shotgun sequence includes:
- the LOC141629092 gene encoding uncharacterized protein LOC141629092: MEVVWLVERMEGLFALYGEMVSGNRKVQGGLNSCHPSRWTEPEMGRLKVNVDGVVLTSSGNGIGVVVRDWVGVVRRAGVSHVRQRWEPDIVEAKAALVGLQIARQMGVEVLVLESDSLSLIKALKTRNVPRSYLG, translated from the coding sequence ATGGAGGTGGTCTGGCTGGTGGAGCGAATGGAGGGGTTGTTTGCCTTGTATGGGGAGATGGTAAGTGGTAATAGGAAGGTGCAAGGGGGGCTGAATTCTTGTCACCCGAGCAGGTGGACTGAGCCGGAGATGGGTAGATTGAAGGTAAATGTGGACGGGGTTGTCCTTACGTCGAGTGGGAACGGTATAGGAGTAGTTGTTAGAGATTGGGTGGGTGTGGTAAGGCGTGCTGGTGTATCACACGTTAGACAAAGGTGGGAGCCGGATATCGTCGAGGCAAAAGCGGCTTTGGTTGGGCTTCAAATTGCACGTCAAATGGGGGTTGAGGTATTGGTACTGGAGTCGGATTCACTTTCTTTAATCAAGGCCCTTAAAACTAGAAATGTCCCACGTTCTTATTTGGGGTag